One region of Streptomyces capillispiralis genomic DNA includes:
- a CDS encoding winged helix-turn-helix transcriptional regulator has protein sequence MSPSSTERGQGPEWTDPDCPVARTVDLVADRWSLLVVRDAMDGARSFTEFQRRTGIARNILTDRLRKLVAHGILAQRTASTGRRQEYVLTEAGADLFPVILTLRQWGERHAFSPGEPHSVLVDRHGVPVPEVVPAGADGAPLGVETTSVRKTGH, from the coding sequence ATGTCGCCCAGCAGCACTGAGCGCGGCCAGGGACCCGAGTGGACCGATCCGGACTGCCCCGTCGCGCGCACGGTCGATCTGGTCGCCGACCGGTGGAGCCTTCTCGTGGTGCGGGACGCCATGGACGGGGCCCGGTCGTTCACCGAGTTCCAGCGGCGCACCGGCATCGCCCGGAACATCCTCACGGACCGGCTGCGCAAGCTGGTCGCCCACGGGATCCTCGCCCAGCGCACGGCGTCCACGGGCCGCCGGCAGGAGTACGTGCTGACCGAGGCCGGGGCGGACCTCTTCCCGGTGATCCTCACGCTGCGGCAGTGGGGCGAGCGGCACGCCTTCTCGCCCGGTGAACCGCACTCGGTCCTCGTCGACCGGCACGGGGTGCCCGTGCCGGAGGTGGTCCCGGCGGGCGCGGACGGGGCGCCGCTGGGCGTGGAGACCACCTCCGTGCGCAAGACCGGGCACTGA
- a CDS encoding DUF885 domain-containing protein, with protein MTTTPPDTRAGAVAALADRHVGELAALDPCLAGAMGIAGEEHRLTDYGPEGAEARTALARRTLAALTATPPENEADRIGAAVLGERLATEIALAEAGAYDTLLDTLDGPVQRIRQALSVLDQGDHTPWDALLARLGAVPACLAGLRDGLEHARRRGRTAPLRQITRNARDCHDLAAYLTRLPTGHGAGPLRPALEEAAGAGRRALAGFADYLTGDLAADANPEDAAGEDRYRLGVREFLGMRPDLADTYAWGWEELARVRRETVRAAAEIAPGEPVPAVLAALDRDPRHQVTGADAFRDHVQHLADTAIATVDGTHFTVPEALRRIDCRTTTGEGPAHYLAPSEDLTRPGTVWWPLPARDRPRPVWAVPSVMFHEGVPGHHLQLGLTTLNTAGLNRFQRLSSELHLGHCEGWGLYAERLMDELGHFTDPAHRLGMLTEGQQLRAARVVLDIGLHLRLRIPRGTGFHEGERWTPDLARAFLLDHLGLGPESFIDFEIDRYLGRPGQALAYKLGERAWLEIREAARRREGAAFDLKTFHARALALGPMGLDLLRTELTR; from the coding sequence ATGACCACCACACCCCCCGACACCCGCGCCGGAGCGGTCGCCGCCCTCGCCGACCGCCACGTCGGCGAACTCGCCGCCCTCGACCCCTGCCTGGCGGGCGCCATGGGCATCGCGGGCGAGGAACACCGCCTCACCGACTACGGCCCCGAAGGCGCCGAGGCCCGCACCGCCCTGGCCCGCCGCACCCTCGCCGCCCTCACCGCCACACCCCCGGAGAACGAGGCCGACCGCATCGGCGCGGCCGTCCTCGGCGAACGCCTCGCCACCGAGATCGCCCTCGCCGAGGCGGGCGCCTACGACACCCTCCTCGACACCCTCGACGGACCCGTCCAGCGCATCCGCCAGGCCCTGTCCGTCCTCGACCAGGGCGACCACACCCCCTGGGACGCCCTCCTGGCCCGCCTCGGCGCGGTCCCGGCCTGCCTCGCCGGCCTGCGCGACGGCCTGGAGCACGCCCGCCGCCGGGGCCGTACCGCACCCCTGCGGCAGATCACCCGCAACGCCCGCGACTGCCACGACCTCGCCGCCTACCTCACCCGGCTGCCCACGGGCCACGGCGCCGGACCGCTGCGCCCCGCCCTGGAGGAGGCCGCCGGCGCGGGCCGCCGCGCCCTGGCCGGCTTCGCCGACTACCTCACCGGCGATCTCGCGGCGGACGCGAACCCCGAGGACGCGGCGGGCGAGGACCGCTACCGGCTCGGTGTCCGCGAGTTCCTCGGCATGCGCCCGGACCTCGCCGACACCTACGCCTGGGGCTGGGAGGAACTGGCCCGCGTCCGCCGCGAGACCGTGCGCGCCGCCGCCGAGATCGCCCCCGGCGAACCCGTGCCGGCCGTCCTCGCCGCACTCGACCGGGACCCGCGCCACCAGGTCACCGGGGCCGACGCCTTCCGCGACCACGTCCAGCACCTCGCCGACACGGCCATCGCCACCGTCGACGGCACCCACTTCACCGTGCCCGAGGCGCTGCGCCGCATCGACTGCCGCACGACCACGGGGGAGGGCCCGGCCCACTACCTCGCGCCCAGCGAGGACCTGACCCGCCCCGGCACCGTGTGGTGGCCGCTGCCCGCGCGGGACCGGCCACGGCCGGTGTGGGCGGTGCCCAGCGTCATGTTCCACGAGGGCGTCCCCGGCCACCACCTCCAGCTCGGTCTGACCACCCTCAACACCGCCGGCCTCAACCGCTTCCAGCGGCTGTCCAGCGAGCTGCACCTCGGCCACTGCGAGGGCTGGGGCCTGTACGCCGAACGCCTCATGGACGAACTCGGCCACTTCACCGACCCCGCCCACCGTCTGGGCATGCTCACCGAGGGCCAGCAGCTGCGGGCCGCCCGGGTCGTCCTGGACATCGGTCTCCACCTGCGCCTGCGCATCCCGCGGGGCACCGGTTTCCACGAGGGCGAACGCTGGACCCCGGACCTGGCCCGCGCCTTCCTCCTCGACCACCTGGGCCTCGGCCCCGAGTCGTTCATCGACTTCGAGATCGACCGCTATCTCGGACGCCCCGGCCAGGCGCTGGCCTACAAGCTCGGCGAGCGGGCCTGGCTGGAGATCAGGGAGGCGGCCCGCCGCCGGGAGGGCGCCGCCTTCGACCTGAAGACCTTCCACGCCCGCGCCCTCGCCCTCGGCCCCATGGGCCTGGACCTCCTGCGCACCGAACTCACCCGCTGA
- a CDS encoding MFS transporter, with protein MDAWRRLLLAVVCGVAVASIYAAQPVLEPMGQDLGVSAELTGWIVATGQFGYLAGLVLLVPLGDIADRRRLIAVHLAVTAAGMLLTAAAPAAWMAFAGLAAAGVFAVVVQTTVAYAASVSPPGERGRTIGVVTSGVVVGILGARVVTGALAELWGWRSVYAVLAALSLALAALVMTALPADERPRATVGYGQALASLGSLFTERAFLTRGVIAFFLFASFGTLWSGFSLPLADAPWGLTESQIGLFGIAGLFGALGAARAGRWADAGRATPVTGLALALLIASWAAIGRLPDSLWLLAIGVIVLDFAVQAVHVSNQHVLTTAHPDRTSGVIGSYMVFYSLGSALGAAATTALYSAYGWTASSLLGAAFAACALAVWAADRRRPTAPAVPHPAPEEPSAAPSRTATTARRGTPPGVR; from the coding sequence ATGGACGCATGGCGGCGGCTGCTGCTCGCGGTGGTCTGCGGAGTTGCTGTGGCGAGCATCTACGCCGCACAGCCCGTTCTGGAGCCCATGGGGCAGGACCTCGGCGTCTCCGCCGAGCTGACCGGATGGATCGTCGCGACCGGCCAGTTCGGCTATCTGGCCGGGCTGGTGCTGCTGGTCCCGCTGGGTGACATCGCCGACCGCCGACGCCTCATCGCCGTCCATCTCGCGGTCACCGCGGCGGGCATGCTGCTGACGGCCGCCGCGCCGGCCGCCTGGATGGCGTTCGCGGGCCTCGCGGCGGCGGGCGTCTTCGCCGTGGTCGTCCAGACCACCGTCGCCTACGCCGCCTCCGTCTCGCCCCCCGGCGAGCGGGGCCGCACCATCGGCGTCGTCACCTCCGGAGTCGTCGTCGGCATCCTCGGTGCCCGTGTCGTCACCGGCGCCCTCGCCGAACTGTGGGGCTGGCGCAGTGTCTACGCCGTCCTCGCCGCCCTCTCCCTGGCGCTCGCCGCCCTGGTCATGACCGCGCTCCCCGCCGACGAGCGCCCGCGGGCCACCGTCGGCTACGGACAGGCGCTGGCCTCCCTGGGCTCCCTCTTCACCGAGCGCGCCTTCCTCACCCGCGGTGTGATCGCCTTCTTCCTCTTCGCCTCCTTCGGCACCCTGTGGAGCGGTTTCTCCCTGCCCCTCGCGGACGCCCCCTGGGGGCTGACGGAGAGTCAGATCGGCCTCTTCGGCATCGCCGGGCTCTTCGGCGCCCTCGGTGCCGCCCGCGCCGGACGCTGGGCGGACGCGGGCCGCGCCACCCCCGTCACCGGACTCGCGCTCGCCCTGCTGATCGCCTCCTGGGCGGCCATCGGCCGGCTCCCCGACTCCCTGTGGCTGCTCGCGATCGGCGTCATCGTCCTCGACTTCGCCGTGCAGGCCGTGCACGTGAGCAACCAGCACGTGCTCACCACCGCCCACCCCGACCGCACCAGCGGCGTCATCGGCAGCTACATGGTCTTCTACTCCCTGGGCTCCGCCCTCGGCGCCGCCGCCACCACCGCGCTCTACAGCGCCTACGGCTGGACCGCCTCCAGCCTGCTCGGCGCCGCGTTCGCCGCCTGCGCCCTCGCCGTCTGGGCCGCCGACCGGCGCCGTCCCACCGCGCCCGCCGTGCCCCACCCCGCACCGGAGGAGCCCTCGGCCGCCCCGTCCCGGACGGCCACGACGGCACGGCGCGGGACGCCCCCCGGGGTGCGCTGA
- a CDS encoding EamA family transporter has translation MKKQHVLLAVAVTAIWGLNFSVIKIGLDSVDPLILAGIRFALCALPAVFFLPRPEVPWRYTVGYGLVFGVGLWGVVNLGIEAGVSSGIASLVLQFSAFLTILLGAVVFREPLSGFQWAGIAIALSGLAAVMFVTDGTVTAAGVALVLFGAASWSVANVVLKKAAPRQTLSFLVWSSLFSPLPLFALDLGVNGTSGFTALPGQLGWTAIASLLFQAYPNTVLGYAIWNWLLREYPVSTVAPLSLLVPVFGVLGSMIIFGEPLPPLKLLAGALIVTGLVIGLYGKRLAQARSRPVPEPEPITPQVTRR, from the coding sequence GTGAAGAAGCAGCACGTCCTGCTGGCGGTCGCCGTCACCGCCATCTGGGGACTGAACTTCTCCGTCATCAAGATCGGCCTGGACAGCGTCGACCCGCTGATCCTCGCCGGCATCCGCTTCGCCCTGTGCGCCCTGCCCGCCGTGTTCTTCCTGCCCCGCCCCGAGGTCCCCTGGCGCTACACCGTCGGGTACGGCCTGGTCTTCGGCGTCGGCCTGTGGGGCGTGGTCAACCTCGGCATCGAGGCGGGCGTCTCCTCCGGGATCGCCTCCCTGGTGCTGCAGTTCAGCGCCTTCCTGACGATCCTGCTGGGCGCGGTCGTCTTCCGCGAGCCGCTGTCCGGCTTCCAGTGGGCGGGCATCGCCATCGCCCTGTCGGGCCTGGCCGCCGTCATGTTCGTGACCGACGGCACCGTCACCGCCGCGGGCGTCGCCCTCGTGCTCTTCGGCGCCGCCTCCTGGAGCGTGGCCAACGTCGTCCTGAAGAAGGCCGCACCCCGCCAGACCCTGTCCTTCCTGGTCTGGTCGAGCCTCTTCTCCCCCCTGCCGCTGTTCGCCCTCGACCTCGGCGTCAACGGCACCAGCGGCTTCACCGCCCTGCCCGGCCAGCTCGGCTGGACCGCCATCGCCTCCCTGCTCTTCCAGGCCTACCCGAACACCGTCCTGGGCTACGCGATCTGGAACTGGCTGCTGCGCGAGTACCCCGTCTCCACCGTCGCCCCGCTCTCCCTCCTCGTGCCCGTCTTCGGCGTGCTCGGCTCCATGATCATCTTCGGGGAGCCGCTGCCCCCGCTGAAACTCCTCGCGGGCGCCCTCATCGTCACCGGCCTGGTCATCGGCCTCTACGGCAAACGCCTCGCCCAAGCCCGCAGCCGCCCCGTTCCCGAGCCCGAGCCCATCACCCCCCAGGTGACGCGCCGATGA